Proteins co-encoded in one Prunus persica cultivar Lovell chromosome G6, Prunus_persica_NCBIv2, whole genome shotgun sequence genomic window:
- the LOC109949465 gene encoding trihelix transcription factor GT-3b-like encodes MEGHHRHHHQQQQQHHQPLQHQTHQVHLQQQQQQQQQQQQLQQQQLQQPLPSTISVNVDASDRFPQWSIQETKELLVIRAELDQTFMETKRNKLLWEVIATKMKEKGHHRSAEQCKCKWKNLVTRYKGCETMEPEAMRQQFPFYNELQAIFAARMQRMLWAEESGAASGSKKKALSSDEEEDNEDSEAENKASTVRKKKKKVKMSNIGISSTSGSGSGNNVREILEEFMKQQMQMEMQWREEFQARENERRLKEMEWRQTMEALENERIMMERRWREREEQRRMREEARAEKRDALITALLNKLRREDM; translated from the exons ATGGAGGGAcatcatcgtcatcatcaccaacaacaacagcaacatCATCAACCACTTCAGCATCAAACTCATCAGGTTCAtcttcaacaacaacaacaacaacaacagcagcagcaacagcttcagcagcagcagctacaGCAGCCGCTTCCTAGTACTATCAGCGTCAACGTGGACGCGAGCGATAGGTTTCCTCAATGGAGCATTCAAGAGACGAAAGAGTTGCTGGTGATCAGAGCCGAGCTCGACCAGACTTTCATGGAGACGAAGAGAAACAAGCTTTTGTGGGAAGTGATTGCCACCAAGATGAAGGAAAAGGGCCACCATCGCAGCGCCGAACAGTGCAAGTGCAAGTGGAAAAACCTCGTTACCCGTTACAAG GGATGTGAGACGATGGAGCCGGAAGCTATGAGGCAGCAATTCCCATTTTACAATGAGCTGCAAGCGATTTTCGCAGCGAGGATGCAGAGAATGCTGTGGGCAGAAGAGAGCGGGGCTGCAAGCGGGTCGAAGAAGAAAGCGCTTTCTTCGGATGAGGAGGAAGATAATGAGGACAGCGAGGCCGAGAATAAGGCAAGCACGgtgaggaaaaagaagaagaaggtgaagATGAGCAATATTGGCATCAGCAGTACAAGTGGGAGTGGAAGCGGAAATAATGTGAGGGAGATATTGGAGGAGTTCATGAAGCAACAGATGCAAATGGAGATGCAATGGCGGGAGGAGTTTCAAGCGAGGGAGAACGAGAGGCGGTTGAAGGAGATGGAGTGGAGGCAGACCATGGAAGCTCTAGAGAACGAGAGGATAATGATGGAGAGgaggtggagagagagagaagagcaAAGGAGGATGAGAGAGGAGGCTAGGGCTGAGAAGAGGGATGCTCTTATCACCGCTTTGCTAAACAAGCTTAGAAGAGAAGACATGTAG
- the LOC18775352 gene encoding uncharacterized protein LOC18775352: MSGSGRSSSSVNQSSDCFNGVLRRLLCSGSVPTHPTDQIAEPYTTQLTLLPEKPNPDLKIQSSASSVTPGIVARLMGLDSLPETNWVSKGRPDLVSRSRSVSFADYLMDFDLADQDRQHHHRRVRTSVSFREVPAALNHQKSPDFLLVYLDNVDKSKEIGSKVKKSEMGFGELKQGKKEQRSRNKENSKRESDEIMKQKKKKEKMVAVKQNKKISKLKDEPRRECGAQSSKSKGLGYSVSPDKKTSYKNGGAANFKESSDRHQLKKTTQKKKAVEEPRIKKTNHQLAFAKEKEAAGFHGLENTSPVSVLYIDDMLIQHEAWLSGYSMPMDLNSNMKSSPKAPYIADPEVRTARRKDFEPTKDEDTRDYAELLASKIQRWTEEDLKESNWVAKNVSGFEAYEEICVEFEGLILDMLLRQGIDEFVQISHENLWPCSA, encoded by the exons ATGAGTGGTAGTGGGAGAAGTTCAAGTTCAGTGAACCAGAGCTCTGACTGCTTCAATGGCGTCTTGCGCAGGCTTCTGTGCTCTGGAAGCGTCCCTACTCACCCAACAGATCAAATTGCGGAACCTTATACAACCCAACTCACTCTGCTCCCAGAAAAACCAAACCCTGATCTCAAAATCCAATCTTCAGCTTCTTCTGTCACGCCTGGCATAGTGGCAAGGCTGATGGGTTTAGACTCTTTGCCAGAAACAAATTGGGTTTCGAAAGGAAGACCAGATTTGGTTAGCCGAAGTAGGTCAGTGAGTTTTGCTGATTACTTGATGGATTTTGATTTGGCTGATCAAGATCGTCAGCATCATCATCGCCGGGTTCGAACCTCAGTCTCTTTCCGGGAAGTCCCGGCGGCTCTGAATCATCAGAAAAGTCctgattttcttcttgtgtACTTGGACAATGTGGATAAATCAAAGGAGATTGGGTCGAAGGTGAAGAAATCTGAGATGGGTTTTGGAGAGCTGAAGCAGGGGAAGAAGGAACAGAGAAGTAGGAACAAGGAGAACAGCAAAAGAGAGAGTGATGAGATTatgaagcagaagaagaagaaggagaaaatggTAGCcgtaaaacaaaacaagaagattTCTAAGTTGAAGGATGAGCCTAGAAGAGAATGTGGCGCACAATCTTCAAAATCAAAGGGTTTGGGGTACTCTGTTTCTCCCGATAAGAAGACCAGTTACAAGAATGGTGGTGCTGCGAATTTTAAGGAAAGTAGCGATCGTCATCAGCTGAAGAAGACAACCCAGAAGAAGAAAGCCGTGGAGGAACCAAGAATCAAGAAGACAAACCATCAACTTGCATTTGCCAAGGAAAAAGAGGCTGCTGGTTTTCATGGCTTAGAGAACACAAGCCCTGTTTCTGTTCTCTACATTGATGACATGTTGATCCAACATGAAGCTTGGTTATCAg GATATTCAATGCCTATGGATTTGAACTCCAACATGAAATCTTCACCAAAAGCTCCTTACATTGCCGACCCTGAAGTCAGAACAGCCAGGAGAAAAGATTTTGAGCCAACTAAAGACGAAGACACCAGGGATTACGCAGAGCTGCTGGCTTCCAAAATCCAAAGGTGGACAGAGGAGGATTTGAAAGAGTCAAATTGGGTAGCCAAGAATGTGTCTGGGTTCGAAGCTTATGAAGAAATTTGCGTGGAGTTTGAAGGGCTGATCCTTGACATGCTACTGCGCCAGGGCATTGATGAGTTTGTGCAGATTTCTCATGAAAATCTGTGGCCCTGCAGTGCTTGA
- the LOC18772228 gene encoding omega-3 fatty acid desaturase, chloroplastic yields the protein MAASWVLSECGLKPLPQNFHRPTAGFSSNHPAKVRVFRSSKSVIDLRLASAKISSACFRGRSWGLKVSAPLKVASIEDEKERVNGVNGVGDEEELEFDPGAPPPFKLADIKAAIPKHCWVKDPWKSMSYVVRDVLVVFGLAAAAAYTNKWFVWPLYWAAQGTMFWALFVLGHDCGHGSFSNNPKLNSVAGHLLHSSILVPYHGWRISHRTHHQNHGHVENDESWHPLSERIYKKLDNMTRILRFTVPFPMLAYPFYLWNRSPGKTGSHFHPNSDLFVPNERKDVITSTLCWTAMAALLVGLSFVMGPIQLLKLYGIPYWVFVMWLDLVTYLHHHGHEEKLPWYRGKEWSYLRGGLTTLDRDYGLINNIHHDIGTHVVHHLFPQIPHYHLVEATEAAKPVFGKYYREPKKSGPLPFHLLGSFIRSLKKDHYVNDNGDVVYYQTDPDFGGFPKSK from the exons ATGGCGGCGAGTTGGGTTCTCTCAGAATGTGGCTTAAAGCCTCTCcctcaaaattttcatagacCCACAGCCGGATTTTCCTCTAACCACCCAGCAAAAGTTCGAGTTTTTCGGTCGAGCAAGAGCGTGATAGATCTAAGATTGGCTTCAGCCAAAATTTCGAGTGCGTGCTTTAGAGGGAGAAGCTGGGGTCTGAAAGTGAGTGCTCCATTAAAAGTTGCTTCTATTGAAGacgagaaagagagagtcAATGGTGTTAATGGCGTTGGAGATGAAGAAGAGCTGGAATTTGATCCAGGTGCACCACCACCGTTTAAATTGGCTGACATTAAAGCAGCCATTCCGAAGCATTGTTGGGTTAAGGACCCGTGGAAGTCAATGAGCTATGTGGTAAGGGATGTGCTGGTGGTTTTTGGATTGGCTGCAGCGGCGGCTTATACAAACAAGTGGTTCGTTTGGCCTCTGTATTGGGCTGCTCAGGGGACAATGTTTTGGGCTCtctttgttcttggacatgATTG TGGCCATGGAAGCTTTTCAAATAATCCCAAGCTAAACAGTGTGGCGGGGCATCTCTTGCATTCTTCAATTCTTGTACCCTATCATGGATG GAGAATTAGCCACAGGACTCATCATCAAAACCATGGCCATGTTGAGAATGATGAATCATGGCACCCG TTATCTGAGAGAATTTACAAGAAATTGGATAACATGACACGGATTTTGCGGTTCACCGTTCCTTTTCCCATGCTTGCATACCCTTTCTACCTT TGGAATAGAAGTCCAGGAAAGACTGGTTCTCACTTTCACCCAAACAGCGACCTGTTTGTCCCAAATGAGAGGAAAGATGTGATCACTTCCACTTTGTGTTGGACAGCAATGGCTGCTTTGCTTGTGGGGTTGTCCTTTGTAATGGGTCCTATTCAATTGCTTAAGCTCTATGGCATTCCCTACTGG gtGTTTGTCATGTGGCTGGATTTGGTAACTtacttgcatcaccatggccATGAAGAAAAATTACCATGGTATAGAGGAAAG GAGTGGAGTTATCTAAGGGGAGGGCTTACCACACTTGATCGTGACTACGGATTGATCAATAACATCCACCATGACATAGGCACCCATGTGGTTCATCATCTTTTTCCTCAAATACCCCATTACCATTTAGTTGAAGCA ACTGAAGCAGCTAAGCCAGTATTTGGGAAATATTACAGAGAGCCAAAGAAATCAGGGCCTCTACCGTTTCACCTGCTTGGGAGTTTTATTAGAAGCTTGAAGAAAGACCACTATGTCAATGACAATGGGGATGTTGTGTACTACCAAACTGACCCTGATTTTGGTGGCTTTCCAAAATCAAAGTAA
- the LOC18772170 gene encoding selT-like protein translates to MDRAQLVLVGLPIFLFCTDIFSLFTPKPPKTSTHYHVHDDEDPQPLDHPDPQHQQLLQEPLKFPTQQKSDVIGAIGMGSTINIGFCTSCSYRGSAVTMKNMLGTAFPGINVILANHPPPLPRRLLSKLVPVFQVGIIGTIMAGEHIFSRLGITTPPPWYHSLKANRFGSIASTWILGNFIQSFLQSTGAFEVYCNGELVFSKLKEQRFPSEIELRDLVGKKLGSSRTADGPGGGAWS, encoded by the exons ATGGATCGAGCTCAGTTAGTTCTGGTTGGATTACCAATCTTTCTGTTCTGCACAGACATTTTTAGCCTTTTCACACCTAAACCTCCCAAAACCAGTACCCATTATCATGttcatgatgatgaagatCCTCAGCCCCTTGATCATCCAGATCCTCAACATCAACAGCTTCTCCAAGAGCCCCTTAAATTCCCCACCCAGCAG AAATCTGATGTCATTGGAGCAATTGGCATGGGAAGCACCATCAACATTGGTTTCTGTACATCCTGTTCTTACAG AGGAAGTGCAGTAACAATGAAAAACATGCTGGGAACAGCATTTCCTGGGATCAATGTAATTCTGGCAAACCACCCTCCTCCGCTTCCAAGACGGCTGCTGAGCAAATTGGTACCAGTTTTTCAAGTAGGGATCATCGGGACGATAATGGCGGGCGAACATATTTTCTCGAGGTTGGGGATTACAACGCCACCTCCTTGGTACCACTCCTTGAAAGCAAATAGATTTGGAAGCATTGCAAGCACTTGGATTTTGGGAAACTTCATACAATCCTTCCTTCAAAGTACAGGAGCTTTTGAAGTCTATTGTAATGGGGAATTG GTCTTCTCGAAGCTGAAGGAGCAGAGGTTCCCTAGTGAGATTGAGTTGAGGGATCTTGTTGGGAAGAAGCTCGGTAGTTCGAGAACCGCCGACGGTCCTGGAGGAGGGGCCTGGTCTTAG